One segment of Acidovorax sp. DW039 DNA contains the following:
- a CDS encoding PLP-dependent aspartate aminotransferase family protein: protein MTTQPNPSPQTPNDQFRSLSPAVWRASTVLFNTVADFTSRKDRLFDGYTYGVTGTPTTRALEERVAALEGARHCIAVPSGQAALCLIALSLLKAGDHVLIADSAYGPLRTFARDYLQRFGIEHDTFDPSAGADLAALLRPQTRLVFLESPGSITMEMQDIPAIVKVAQAAGVRTVLDNSWASPLGFRGVPVGVDIVVEAASKLLSGHSDLLLGTIATDNRSLYEAFRTTQSVLGQAVSAEDCFLALRGMDTLEVRYAHQCASALAVASALAGHAAVAEVLFPPRPGDRSHSRWAATFTGGGCVLSVVPRFHSDAAIHQFFSALRVFQIGASWGGVHSLAAFYPAAEQRKRKHCAFSAGIVRLSIGVEPPARLIADLEQALQAAAAQ, encoded by the coding sequence ATGACCACACAACCCAACCCATCTCCCCAAACGCCCAACGATCAGTTTCGCAGCCTGTCGCCCGCCGTGTGGCGAGCCTCGACCGTGCTGTTCAACACCGTTGCAGACTTCACCTCCCGCAAAGACCGCCTGTTTGACGGCTACACCTACGGTGTCACCGGCACACCCACCACACGCGCGCTGGAAGAGCGTGTGGCAGCGCTGGAAGGAGCCCGCCATTGCATCGCCGTGCCTTCCGGACAGGCAGCGCTGTGTTTGATCGCCCTGTCGCTGCTCAAGGCGGGGGACCATGTGCTCATTGCAGACTCCGCCTATGGCCCATTGCGCACCTTTGCCCGCGACTACCTGCAGCGCTTTGGCATAGAGCACGACACCTTTGATCCCTCTGCCGGTGCAGACCTTGCGGCTTTGCTGCGCCCCCAGACCCGGCTGGTGTTTCTCGAATCTCCCGGCTCCATCACGATGGAGATGCAGGACATTCCGGCCATCGTGAAAGTTGCACAGGCTGCGGGCGTGCGCACGGTGCTCGACAACAGCTGGGCCTCACCCCTGGGGTTTCGCGGTGTTCCGGTGGGGGTAGACATCGTGGTGGAAGCCGCGTCCAAGCTTCTGAGCGGCCACTCCGACCTGCTCCTGGGCACCATCGCCACAGACAACCGATCGCTGTACGAAGCGTTCAGGACCACGCAGAGCGTACTGGGGCAAGCTGTGAGTGCCGAAGACTGTTTCCTCGCCCTGCGTGGCATGGACACGCTGGAAGTGCGCTACGCCCACCAGTGCGCCAGTGCGCTGGCCGTGGCCTCAGCGCTCGCCGGCCACGCGGCGGTGGCAGAAGTCCTCTTCCCACCGCGCCCTGGGGACCGCAGCCACTCACGCTGGGCCGCTACGTTCACCGGGGGGGGTTGCGTGCTGTCTGTGGTGCCGCGCTTCCACAGCGATGCAGCCATTCACCAGTTCTTCTCGGCCCTGCGTGTGTTCCAGATCGGGGCCAGCTGGGGTGGGGTTCACAGCCTGGCTGCGTTTTACCCCGCAGCAGAGCAACGCAAGCGCAAACACTGCGCATTCAGCGCGGGCATCGTGCGCCTGTCCATCGGTGTGGAGCCCCCAGCCAGGCTCATCGCCGATCTTGAGCAAGCCCTGCAAGCCGCCGCGGCGCAATGA
- a CDS encoding ABC transporter ATP-binding protein, translating to MFKFFEKRVPCYPAAEPTLPPKGFLAFVWACARGVHGYVVAMAGLSALIAVYEALLFAVLGRVVDWIAAATPSTLWAQRGNTLTWVAAAMVASIALVALQTSVKHQALAINLPLRLRWNFHRLMLGQSMAFYADEFAGRITTKIMQTALAVRDMIFTTTDVVVGMGVYLITILLLAWGFDARLLLPFAAWLVCYGLVCCYFVPRLGKVSRDQADARALMTGRITDAYTNIATVKLFSHTHREAEFARAAMDAFKLTGYAQMRLVSLFEIVNQVLVVGMILGACGTALWLWTQGQVGAGAVAAVTAMALRVAGHAHWVMWEVTTLFESVGTIQDGINTLTRPRQVVDSPTAQPLRVTQGEVRFEQVRFAYQDGARPVIDGLNLTIRPGERIGLIGRSGAGKSTLVNLLLRFHDLQGGRVLIDGQDIAHVTQDSLRHAIGMVTQDTSLLHRSMRDNILYGRPDATEEELHAAAERAEAAAFIHTLTDPQGRQGYEAHVGERGVKLSGGQRQRVAIARVMLKDAPILLLDEATSALDSEVEAAIQQSLDGLMQGKTVIAIAHRLSTIAAMDRLIVMDAGHIVEEGTHAQLLAQGGIYARLWAHQSGGFLGEAQRGEE from the coding sequence CTGTTCAAATTTTTCGAGAAACGCGTCCCTTGCTACCCCGCGGCCGAGCCAACCTTGCCGCCCAAGGGATTTCTGGCTTTTGTGTGGGCTTGTGCGCGCGGTGTGCATGGTTATGTCGTGGCCATGGCGGGCCTGTCCGCGCTGATTGCGGTGTATGAAGCCCTGCTGTTTGCCGTGCTGGGCCGCGTGGTGGACTGGATTGCAGCTGCCACGCCCTCTACCCTGTGGGCGCAGCGCGGCAACACCCTGACCTGGGTGGCTGCTGCCATGGTGGCCAGCATTGCGCTGGTGGCGCTGCAGACCAGCGTCAAGCACCAGGCGCTGGCCATCAACCTGCCCCTGCGCCTGCGCTGGAACTTTCACCGCCTGATGCTCGGCCAGAGCATGGCCTTTTATGCCGACGAGTTTGCGGGCCGCATCACCACCAAGATCATGCAGACCGCCCTGGCCGTGCGCGACATGATCTTCACCACCACCGACGTGGTGGTGGGCATGGGCGTGTACCTCATCACCATCTTGCTGCTGGCCTGGGGTTTTGACGCACGCCTGCTGCTGCCCTTTGCCGCATGGCTGGTGTGCTATGGCCTCGTGTGCTGCTACTTTGTGCCGCGCCTGGGCAAGGTCAGCCGCGACCAGGCCGACGCCCGCGCCCTCATGACGGGCCGCATCACCGACGCCTACACCAACATCGCCACCGTCAAACTTTTCTCGCACACTCACCGCGAGGCTGAGTTTGCCCGCGCCGCCATGGACGCCTTCAAGCTCACCGGCTATGCGCAGATGCGCCTGGTCAGTCTGTTTGAAATCGTCAACCAGGTGCTGGTGGTGGGCATGATCCTCGGGGCCTGTGGCACCGCGCTGTGGCTGTGGACGCAAGGCCAGGTGGGCGCCGGTGCGGTGGCTGCCGTCACCGCCATGGCCCTGCGCGTGGCAGGCCATGCCCACTGGGTGATGTGGGAAGTGACCACCCTGTTCGAAAGCGTGGGCACCATCCAGGACGGCATCAACACCCTGACACGCCCCCGCCAGGTGGTCGATTCCCCCACCGCGCAGCCCCTGCGCGTGACGCAGGGCGAAGTGCGGTTTGAGCAGGTGCGCTTTGCCTACCAGGACGGGGCGCGCCCGGTGATTGACGGGCTCAACCTCACCATCCGCCCCGGCGAGCGCATCGGCCTCATCGGTCGCTCGGGCGCGGGCAAGTCCACGCTGGTCAACCTGCTGCTGCGCTTTCATGACCTGCAAGGCGGGCGCGTGCTGATCGACGGGCAGGACATCGCCCACGTCACGCAAGACAGCCTGCGCCACGCCATCGGCATGGTCACGCAAGACACCTCGCTGCTGCACCGCTCCATGCGCGACAACATCCTGTACGGCCGCCCCGACGCCACCGAGGAAGAACTGCACGCCGCCGCCGAGCGCGCCGAGGCCGCCGCCTTCATCCACACCCTGACCGACCCGCAAGGCCGCCAGGGTTACGAAGCGCATGTGGGCGAGCGCGGCGTCAAACTCTCGGGCGGCCAGCGCCAGCGCGTGGCCATCGCCCGCGTCATGCTCAAAGACGCGCCCATCCTGCTGTTGGACGAAGCCACCAGCGCCCTCGACTCCGAGGTCGAAGCCGCCATCCAGCAAAGCCTGGACGGCCTCATGCAGGGCAAAACCGTCATCGCCATCGCCCACCGCCTCTCCACCATCGCCGCGATGGACCGCCTCATCGTCATGGACGCAGGCCACATCGTCGAAGAAGGCACCCACGCCCAGCTGCTGGCCCAGGGCGGCATCTATGCCCGCCTGTGGGCGCATCAGAGCGGCGGGTTCTTGGGCGAGGCCCAGCGTGGTGAGGAGTGA
- a CDS encoding MarR family transcriptional regulator, translated as MPTNHAAPIFEAMHDLVHTYRSRMMDVVGSIHPELTHNEVRALMFVGRHPGATQKELVQHSGADKAQIARLVALLLDKGWLQCAPHEHDKRSRCLHLSPQGKALFQAVHDARATLAAELLQPVPEALQAQLLEMLEKLRGQLRA; from the coding sequence ATGCCCACGAATCACGCCGCCCCCATCTTTGAAGCCATGCACGACCTGGTGCACACCTACCGCTCCCGCATGATGGACGTGGTGGGTTCCATCCACCCCGAGCTGACGCACAACGAGGTGCGCGCCCTCATGTTCGTGGGCCGCCACCCCGGTGCCACGCAAAAAGAGCTGGTGCAACACAGCGGCGCAGACAAGGCGCAGATCGCCCGCCTGGTGGCTTTGCTGCTGGACAAAGGCTGGCTGCAGTGTGCCCCGCACGAGCACGACAAGCGCAGCCGCTGCCTGCACCTGAGCCCCCAGGGCAAAGCCCTCTTCCAGGCCGTGCACGACGCCCGCGCCACGCTGGCGGCCGAGCTACTCCAGCCCGTGCCGGAGGCCCTTCAGGCGCAACTGCTGGAGATGCTGGAAAAGCTGCGGGGGCAACTACGGGCGTAG
- a CDS encoding LysR family transcriptional regulator ArgP — MSLDSAQLNAFAAVIDEGSFERAAAVLHVTRSAVSQRIKLLEERVGQVLVRRATPCTPTEAGQALYRHAREVALSEADALAAIGGGHRTTTRLAIGVNADSLATWFPQAMAQAAAGQAITFDIHVEDQDHSANLLREGRVMAAVTADPQPVQGCKVLPLGTLRYRALASPAFMRQYFATGVTATTLDTAPMLVFNRKDALQHRFVRRITRRKLAPPVHWLPEAHAFASATRAGLGWGMIPDPMVQADLQTGALVELLPGKPVDVPLYWQYWRLNVQALAYMTAAVQATAHTTLMLP, encoded by the coding sequence ATGTCGCTCGACTCCGCCCAGCTCAACGCCTTTGCTGCCGTCATTGACGAAGGCAGCTTTGAGCGCGCCGCGGCCGTGCTGCACGTCACACGCTCGGCGGTATCGCAACGCATCAAACTGCTGGAAGAGCGCGTGGGCCAGGTGCTGGTGCGGCGTGCCACGCCTTGCACGCCCACCGAGGCCGGACAGGCCCTGTACCGCCACGCCCGCGAAGTGGCGCTGAGCGAGGCCGACGCACTCGCTGCGATTGGCGGCGGGCACCGCACCACCACACGCCTGGCCATTGGCGTCAACGCGGATTCGCTGGCCACATGGTTTCCCCAGGCCATGGCGCAGGCCGCTGCGGGGCAGGCCATTACTTTTGATATCCATGTGGAGGATCAGGACCATTCGGCCAACCTGCTGCGCGAAGGCCGCGTCATGGCAGCGGTCACCGCCGACCCCCAGCCCGTGCAGGGCTGCAAGGTGCTGCCCTTGGGCACCCTGCGCTACCGCGCGCTGGCCAGCCCCGCTTTCATGCGGCAGTACTTCGCAACAGGCGTGACAGCCACCACACTGGACACGGCTCCCATGCTGGTCTTCAACCGCAAGGATGCCCTGCAGCACCGCTTCGTGCGCCGCATCACCCGGCGCAAGCTTGCGCCGCCCGTGCACTGGCTGCCAGAGGCCCACGCCTTTGCCAGTGCCACCCGCGCAGGCCTGGGCTGGGGCATGATTCCCGACCCCATGGTGCAGGCGGATCTGCAAACGGGCGCGCTGGTGGAGTTGCTCCCAGGCAAGCCGGTGGACGTACCGCTCTATTGGCAGTACTGGCGCCTGAACGTGCAAGCCCTGGCCTACATGACAGCGGCGGTACAAGCCACAGCACACACCACGCTGATGCTTCCCTGA
- a CDS encoding aminotransferase class V-fold PLP-dependent enzyme, whose translation MTERRDFFRYATASSMAVAMGTASAATAAKASASTASISAAAGSSALQTELAGLYDVDRTVINLDAAYYGAMTREVQAHYFERLLWVNRYNSTFLRSAVQGMPRDPELNKSRAAVAHLIDAAPDEVTLCGGGTEALYSLIVNYRPLKAGDAVIYADTDYDEMQYAMDYLEQSRGARVVRFNLPEPHTRANVLEAYDRVLRDTPRAKLLLLTHVSNRNGLVPPVAEIVAMAKARGVDVILDSAQAVGHMPFDVKTYGADFVGFSLHKWVAAPLGTGAIYIKKERQADIQQWLGNKLYKAEDLRSRIPTGTVDVAARLSIPQALAVQERIGLDRKFAHLRALRDYWVDRVRDVSGVELMLPQERDNYGAISAFRLAGLRTMEQAREAQARFVNKHGVLVVAKSGLASGPVMRVTPSLFNTTTELDRLVAAIQTERKLFS comes from the coding sequence ATGACTGAACGACGCGACTTTTTCCGCTACGCCACTGCCAGCTCGATGGCTGTGGCCATGGGCACAGCATCCGCCGCCACGGCGGCAAAGGCCAGCGCAAGCACGGCCTCGATATCTGCCGCTGCAGGCTCCAGCGCACTGCAAACAGAGCTTGCGGGTCTCTACGACGTAGACCGCACGGTGATCAATCTGGACGCGGCGTACTACGGGGCTATGACCCGCGAAGTCCAGGCGCACTACTTCGAGCGACTGCTGTGGGTGAACCGGTACAACTCCACGTTTTTGCGCAGCGCCGTGCAAGGCATGCCGCGCGACCCTGAGCTCAACAAATCGCGCGCGGCAGTGGCCCACCTGATCGATGCTGCACCCGACGAGGTCACGCTGTGCGGTGGGGGAACGGAGGCGCTGTACTCACTCATCGTCAACTACCGGCCCCTCAAGGCGGGCGATGCCGTGATCTACGCCGACACCGACTACGACGAAATGCAGTACGCCATGGACTACCTGGAGCAAAGCCGGGGGGCAAGGGTGGTGCGTTTCAACCTGCCCGAGCCCCACACCCGCGCCAATGTGCTCGAAGCCTATGACCGCGTTTTGCGCGATACGCCGCGCGCCAAGTTGCTGCTGCTGACGCATGTTTCCAACCGCAATGGCCTCGTGCCGCCAGTGGCAGAGATTGTGGCCATGGCCAAGGCACGGGGGGTCGATGTAATTCTGGACAGTGCCCAAGCCGTTGGCCACATGCCCTTTGACGTGAAAACCTACGGCGCGGATTTCGTGGGCTTCTCCTTGCACAAATGGGTGGCCGCGCCGCTGGGCACGGGTGCCATCTACATCAAGAAGGAAAGGCAGGCAGACATTCAGCAGTGGCTGGGCAACAAGCTTTACAAAGCCGAAGACTTGCGCTCGCGCATTCCCACGGGCACCGTGGATGTGGCCGCCCGGCTTAGCATCCCCCAAGCGCTGGCAGTACAAGAGCGCATTGGCCTGGATCGCAAGTTTGCGCATTTGCGCGCCCTGCGCGATTACTGGGTCGACAGGGTGCGGGATGTGTCGGGTGTCGAACTCATGCTGCCGCAGGAACGCGACAACTACGGCGCGATCAGTGCATTCCGCCTGGCAGGTCTGCGGACCATGGAACAGGCGCGCGAGGCACAGGCGCGCTTTGTGAACAAACATGGCGTGCTGGTGGTTGCCAAGTCGGGGTTGGCCTCTGGCCCAGTGATGCGGGTGACGCCATCGCTGTTCAACACCACCACCGAGCTGGACCGCTTGGTGGCCGCCATTCAGACAGAGCGAAAGCTCTTTAGCTAG
- a CDS encoding tripartite tricarboxylate transporter substrate-binding protein translates to MDRRSLLQQGGAATAAMLLPSASLWAQAAYPDKPIKLIVPWSAGGSTDVLARAVGQNMADGLGKPVVVDNRPGAAGRLGVDAMVKSAADGYTIAIIELAHAIAPSIYQKMPYDIMNDAAAISTLGVSPLVLFVDAQKYQAGQHQKFVADAKKAAEPLSIATSGTGSISHLAAGLYTKEAKLELQMVPYKGSAPALTDVAAGVLSGHFCTLASASSLFSAAKVVPLMVTGNRRVPQLANVPCASELGLNTLDFGQWWALMAPAKVPKPIITTLHKATATALADKQVQSRISSLAIQLGSRSPDETQAFIRAEAIKWAKVVNSLGIKPE, encoded by the coding sequence ATGGATCGTCGATCGCTATTGCAACAAGGTGGCGCAGCCACCGCAGCGATGTTGTTACCCAGTGCTTCGCTGTGGGCGCAGGCAGCCTACCCCGACAAGCCCATCAAGCTGATCGTGCCTTGGTCTGCGGGCGGCAGCACGGATGTGCTGGCCCGCGCAGTCGGCCAGAACATGGCCGATGGGCTGGGCAAACCCGTGGTGGTTGACAACCGCCCCGGCGCGGCCGGTCGGCTGGGCGTGGATGCGATGGTGAAATCGGCGGCGGACGGATACACCATCGCCATCATCGAACTGGCCCACGCGATTGCGCCGTCGATTTATCAGAAGATGCCCTACGACATCATGAACGACGCGGCGGCGATCTCCACCCTCGGTGTCTCGCCTCTCGTCCTTTTCGTGGATGCGCAGAAATACCAGGCGGGGCAGCACCAGAAGTTTGTGGCCGATGCAAAAAAGGCAGCAGAGCCCTTGAGCATCGCCACCAGCGGCACAGGCAGCATCAGCCACCTGGCGGCGGGCTTGTACACCAAAGAGGCCAAGCTGGAGTTGCAGATGGTTCCGTACAAAGGCTCCGCACCTGCCTTGACCGATGTGGCGGCAGGTGTGCTGAGCGGTCACTTCTGCACCTTGGCCAGCGCCAGCAGCCTGTTCAGCGCCGCAAAGGTCGTGCCCCTGATGGTGACTGGCAACCGGCGGGTGCCGCAGCTGGCGAATGTGCCCTGCGCCAGCGAGTTGGGGCTGAATACCCTGGACTTCGGGCAGTGGTGGGCATTGATGGCTCCGGCCAAGGTGCCCAAGCCCATCATCACCACGCTGCATAAGGCGACCGCCACTGCACTGGCGGACAAGCAGGTGCAGTCCCGCATTTCCAGCCTGGCCATCCAGCTGGGCAGTCGTTCACCCGACGAAACCCAGGCCTTCATCCGTGCCGAGGCCATCAAATGGGCCAAGGTGGTCAACAGCCTGGGCATCAAGCCTGAATGA
- a CDS encoding LysR substrate-binding domain-containing protein, translating to MNFRQIEAFRAVMVTGSASRAADLLQISQPAISRSILELEKTTGFALFDRVRGRLVPTAEGQLFFRDVETTFQGLDRLRISAARIRDFGTGDIRIASLAAMGSTLVPHALRLFREKHPSIAVTLQVASSATVRELVVSSRFDVGLAADEIDVAGLEHQLFATPKAVCAMPAGHRLCARKVVKPEDLHEEAFIALSPEDTVRRKLTQILEGSNVRPKVVAETPNSSTVCALAMEGLGVGLVNPYATDGYAGRGVVFRPFSAAVHFRTLLIYRPDLPKSRIVRDLAACLLNARNARADSLGK from the coding sequence ATGAACTTTCGTCAGATCGAAGCCTTTCGTGCGGTGATGGTGACAGGCTCGGCGTCCCGTGCAGCGGACCTGCTGCAAATCAGCCAACCGGCCATCAGCCGCAGCATCCTGGAACTGGAGAAAACCACTGGCTTTGCTCTGTTCGACCGGGTCCGCGGGCGGCTGGTGCCGACTGCCGAAGGCCAGTTGTTCTTTCGGGATGTGGAGACCACCTTCCAGGGACTGGACCGGCTGCGCATCAGCGCTGCGCGCATTCGCGACTTTGGGACGGGAGACATTCGCATTGCCAGTCTGGCAGCGATGGGATCGACGCTGGTGCCGCATGCGCTGCGCTTATTCCGCGAAAAGCACCCATCCATTGCCGTCACCTTGCAGGTGGCCAGCTCCGCAACCGTGCGCGAGCTGGTGGTAAGCAGCCGTTTTGATGTGGGTCTGGCTGCGGACGAGATCGATGTGGCGGGGCTGGAGCACCAGTTGTTTGCCACACCCAAAGCGGTCTGCGCCATGCCCGCAGGACACCGTCTGTGCGCACGCAAGGTGGTCAAGCCCGAAGACCTGCACGAAGAGGCCTTCATCGCGCTCTCCCCCGAGGACACGGTGCGCAGAAAGCTGACGCAGATTCTCGAGGGCAGCAACGTCAGGCCGAAAGTGGTGGCCGAGACACCCAACTCATCCACGGTGTGTGCGCTGGCGATGGAGGGGCTGGGCGTGGGGCTGGTCAACCCCTACGCCACAGACGGCTATGCGGGTCGGGGCGTGGTGTTTCGCCCGTTCTCTGCCGCGGTGCACTTTCGGACCTTGCTGATCTATCGGCCGGACCTGCCCAAGTCCCGCATCGTGCGTGACTTGGCGGCCTGTTTGCTGAATGCGCGCAACGCCAGAGCAGACAGCCTGGGCAAGTAG
- a CDS encoding iron uptake protein, translating into MTTAPVSVTRWHVLLRTAAAVLGGYAFCWGFVALAMAGLFALGMSFHDAEHLSAMLAFLLYVAVFCWAFTARNLARVWAVLAGGAGVMAGAASLLQMALV; encoded by the coding sequence ATGACCACTGCACCTGTGTCTGTCACCCGATGGCATGTGCTGCTGCGCACCGCCGCCGCAGTGCTGGGGGGTTACGCCTTTTGCTGGGGCTTTGTGGCGCTGGCCATGGCGGGGTTGTTTGCGCTGGGCATGTCGTTTCACGACGCAGAGCATCTGAGCGCCATGCTGGCCTTCTTGTTGTACGTGGCCGTGTTCTGCTGGGCCTTCACGGCGCGCAACCTGGCGCGGGTGTGGGCTGTGCTGGCAGGCGGTGCAGGGGTGATGGCGGGCGCGGCATCGCTGTTGCAGATGGCCCTGGTCTGA
- a CDS encoding siderophore-interacting protein, with protein sequence MAPLAIQRVRHPLEARQAQVLARHQISPGFVRLTLGGAEMVDFVSLGFDDHFKLILPAQGADRPVLPRLEDGRPVFEGPRPMMRDYTPQRYDAAAGTLEVEFALHEAGPASDWARQAAVGSWVGVAGPRGSMVVPPDLPWHVLMGDASALPAIVRRLAELPASTRAIVRVMVESPADQRTLASAAALDVAWVDSLPAAARSLVLPEGAGYLWAAGEHSDMAAVRDVLRALPGADPRRMRVSAYWRRGDAGHHAELAD encoded by the coding sequence GTGGCCCCGCTGGCCATTCAGCGCGTGCGTCATCCCCTCGAGGCTCGCCAGGCCCAGGTGCTGGCGCGCCATCAAATCAGCCCCGGCTTTGTCCGCCTCACCCTGGGCGGGGCCGAGATGGTGGACTTTGTGAGCCTGGGCTTTGATGACCACTTCAAGCTGATTCTTCCCGCGCAAGGCGCAGACCGCCCCGTTCTGCCACGGCTGGAAGATGGACGCCCCGTGTTTGAGGGTCCCCGGCCCATGATGCGTGATTACACCCCGCAGCGGTACGACGCTGCCGCAGGCACGCTGGAGGTGGAGTTTGCGTTGCACGAGGCGGGCCCTGCGTCTGACTGGGCGCGCCAGGCCGCTGTCGGCAGCTGGGTGGGTGTGGCAGGGCCGCGCGGCAGCATGGTGGTGCCGCCCGATCTGCCCTGGCATGTGCTGATGGGCGATGCCTCGGCCCTGCCCGCCATCGTGCGGCGGCTGGCAGAGCTGCCCGCCAGCACGCGTGCCATCGTTCGCGTCATGGTTGAGAGTCCTGCAGACCAGCGCACGCTGGCCTCTGCCGCAGCGCTGGATGTGGCCTGGGTGGATTCACTGCCCGCAGCGGCCCGCAGCCTGGTGCTGCCCGAAGGTGCGGGTTACCTCTGGGCGGCGGGCGAGCACAGTGACATGGCGGCGGTGCGCGATGTGCTGCGTGCGCTGCCAGGGGCTGATCCACGCCGCATGCGGGTGTCGGCCTACTGGCGGCGTGGCGATGCGGGGCACCACGCCGAGCTGGCCGATTGA
- a CDS encoding LysE/ArgO family amino acid transporter yields the protein MTTTAFVHGFSSTAMLIMAIGAQNAFVLRQGLRREHVLPVVALCALSDAILLQAGVWGMGGLLLARPEWGLWMRWAGAAFLVVYALQAGSRALAPGQLLVSAGGPGASLRGTMLTLAALTWLNPHVYLDTVVLLGTMASPYPAWGRAAFATGGALASAMWFVTLGYGARWLAPLFASPQAWRVLDGVTALTMLALAVGMVI from the coding sequence ATGACCACTACCGCTTTTGTTCACGGATTCAGCTCCACCGCCATGCTCATCATGGCCATTGGGGCGCAAAACGCTTTTGTGCTGCGCCAAGGCTTGCGCCGCGAGCATGTGCTGCCCGTGGTGGCACTGTGTGCACTGTCTGATGCCATCCTGCTGCAGGCAGGGGTATGGGGGATGGGCGGGCTGCTGCTGGCCCGGCCCGAGTGGGGGTTGTGGATGCGTTGGGCGGGTGCCGCGTTTTTGGTGGTGTATGCCTTGCAGGCGGGTTCTCGCGCGCTGGCGCCTGGGCAGCTGTTGGTGTCGGCAGGCGGTCCCGGCGCCAGCCTGCGCGGCACCATGCTGACGCTGGCGGCGTTAACCTGGCTCAATCCGCATGTGTATCTGGACACGGTGGTGCTGCTGGGTACCATGGCAAGCCCCTACCCCGCGTGGGGCCGTGCAGCCTTCGCCACGGGGGGTGCGCTGGCCAGCGCCATGTGGTTCGTCACCTTGGGCTATGGAGCGCGCTGGCTTGCACCGCTGTTTGCATCGCCTCAGGCGTGGCGCGTGCTCGACGGGGTGACTGCCCTGACCATGCTGGCTTTGGCGGTGGGCATGGTGATATGA